TCAATGTTTACCCCCCGGCATACATGAGGTTAACCCGGGGATTTTAAGACCCCCGGTCAATTCTTTCAATTGCTTTGCGGCCATTTTCTGGGATTTGTCCTGGCCTTCGTTTACCGCCTGCAATACCAGTTTCTCCAGGCGTTCCGGTTTAGCGGGGTCAATCACCTCCGGCGATATCTTGATTGAGAGTAGTTTTTGCTTACCATTTACGGTAACTTTGACCGCCCCTTTGCCGGAATCAGCTTCGACAATAATGTTGCCCAGCTCTTTTTGCGCCTTGTCCAGTTTTGACTTAAGTTCTTGCGCCTGTTTCATCATCGAAAAGTTCATTTTTCCTCCGTATCAGTCATTTGCGCGCCCATTTTTAGCGCCGCTTTCAGCAGATGATTGTCTTCCAGAATGCACCGTACATGACAGGGGTGTCCCAGGAAGTTACTGATGATTCTTTCCGCTACCCGCTGGTTTTCTATCTTCTCAATCTGTTCTTTATGATAAGGGTACCTGAACGCCAGGCAAACCGTGCCATTTTCAACGGTGACCGGTTTGACCCCGGCGCTTCTGAGGATGGCGATGGCCGGAGTTTTCTTGGCGTCCCCCGGCGCCTGCTCGATAATCTGTTTCCAGTTCAACTTGAGGCGTTCCACTTCACTGTTGGCCTCAATCGGGGTGATGGCGGCAGCAGCCCTGGCTGGCTCCGGAACAGCGGCTGGTCCGGGTTTAGCCGGGATTTGTCTGGTGTGAGATGGGGTAGTAGTAGGAGCGGGTGACGGTGGCGGAGCTTCTTGTTGGCGGGATTCAGGTTTAGCGGGAGGGATAAGACTTTCTTTAGCGGCGGGTTTGGCTAACTGTTCCTTTTCTCCCGCTGAGGGCGAAGCAGCATCGATAAGCGCCAGTTCCATGGGTAAGGTAGAGTAGCTATCGAAGCCAAGCTCAAGCTCGCCAAAGAGCTTGACTGCTCTCAGCACCTGCTCGAGAGTGGCTCCCGCGGCTAATGCCTTGAGTTCAGCGATGTCCTCGGCAGTCAGGTCTAGAGAGTCTTCAGTTCCGGTCTTGACCAGAAGTAAAGCCCTGAGGTATCCGACCACTTCCCGGTTAAATTGCTTTAAGTCCAGTCCGTCATTGCTAACGCTGTTGATGGTGGTTATCCCGGCGGAAACTTCATTATTGATGATGTGTTTTACCAGTTCTTTGGTTCGCCAGTCACCGGTAATACCGAGGATAGCCTGGACCTGCTGGAGATTGATCTCATCACCATAGTAAGTGGTCAGCTGTTGCAGCAAGTTCTCAGCGTCACGCAGACTGCCGGTGGCGCTTCTGGCAATGAGCCGTAATGCCTCAGTTTCTACCTGAATGCCTTCGGTGGCGCAAATTTGGGTTAGTTTTGAACTTATATCCGATTGGGATAGGCGCCGGAAATCGAAGCGTTGGCAGCGGG
The sequence above is a segment of the Dehalococcoidales bacterium genome. Coding sequences within it:
- the dnaX gene encoding DNA polymerase III subunit gamma/tau, with protein sequence MSSQVFYRKWRPQTLAEIVGQEPVTQTLRNALSSGRISHAYLFCGPRGTGKTSTGRILAKAVNCLNNGNGEPCNTCDLCLAITEARSMDIIEIDAASNTGVDDIRNLREKVNYAPGQARYKVYIIDEVHMLSNSASNALLKTLEEPPPHVIFILATTEAHKILPTIVSRCQRFDFRRLSQSDISSKLTQICATEGIQVETEALRLIARSATGSLRDAENLLQQLTTYYGDEINLQQVQAILGITGDWRTKELVKHIINNEVSAGITTINSVSNDGLDLKQFNREVVGYLRALLLVKTGTEDSLDLTAEDIAELKALAAGATLEQVLRAVKLFGELELGFDSYSTLPMELALIDAASPSAGEKEQLAKPAAKESLIPPAKPESRQQEAPPPSPAPTTTPSHTRQIPAKPGPAAVPEPARAAAAITPIEANSEVERLKLNWKQIIEQAPGDAKKTPAIAILRSAGVKPVTVENGTVCLAFRYPYHKEQIEKIENQRVAERIISNFLGHPCHVRCILEDNHLLKAALKMGAQMTDTEEK
- a CDS encoding YbaB/EbfC family nucleoid-associated protein; this translates as MNFSMMKQAQELKSKLDKAQKELGNIIVEADSGKGAVKVTVNGKQKLLSIKISPEVIDPAKPERLEKLVLQAVNEGQDKSQKMAAKQLKELTGGLKIPGLTSCMPGGKH